In Drosophila teissieri strain GT53w chromosome 2R, Prin_Dtei_1.1, whole genome shotgun sequence, the following proteins share a genomic window:
- the LOC122612208 gene encoding dnaJ homolog subfamily B member 2 isoform X1: protein MVDYYKVLDVARSATDSEVKKAYRKLALKWHPDKNPDNLEEANKRFRELSEAYEVLSDARKRRIYDARATLHKSSTSGSSSNSSSYSRYRTAGSGGGSASYGRDYDYDYYPGSGYGSGAGRRSGNRYQAFTFRNIFEGTPFHKMFEKKRRMYDEYGKDGLGDRGQSRSHSRHHYSTHDFDDFDIMGGFIFRPPEEVFREFFGMHSPFADLFRDANGYSNGSTSGSSSSRRHGGSGGASRHHHHHQHKLASPFGTPMVNYSMMDFFMPTSGFTSFSSMTSGNGSSGVTHISSGPSAGVKRTSTSTVFVNGKKLMTKRVVENGKETVFSYENDVLKSKTVNGVSQKLSSIAN from the exons ATATCGAAAACTGGCGCTTAAATGGCACCCAGACAAGAATCCCGACAACCTGGAGGAGGCCAACAAGCGCTTCCGCGAGCTGTCCGAAGCCTACGAAGTTCTTTCCGATG CACGTAAGCGCAGGATCTACGATGCACGGGCCACGCTGCACAAATCCTCGACCagcggaagcagcagcaacagcagctccTATTCCCGCTACCGCACTGCTGGAAGCGGCGGCGGATCGGCGTCCTACGGACGGgactacgactacgactacTATCCGGGCTCGGGTTATGGGTCGGGTGCCGGGCGACGGTCCGGCAACCGCTACCAGGCCTTCACCTTCCGCAACATTTTCGAGGGCACTCCGTTCCACAAGATGTTCG AGAAAAAGCGCCGCATGTACGATGAGTATGGCAAAGATGGACTGGGTGATCGTGGCCAGAGTCGCTCGCATTCCCGCCACCATTATAGCACACACGATTTCGATGACTTCGATATTATGGGCGGCTTTATATTCCGCCCGCCGGAGGAGGTGTTCCGTGAGTTCTTCGGCATGCACTCGCCCTTCGCCGACTTATTCCGAG ATGCCAACGGATATTCAAATGGCAGCACGAGCGGCTCAAGTAGCAGTCGACGCCATGGCGGCAGCGGTGGAGCGTCTcgccaccatcatcaccaccagcaCAAATTGGCCAGTCCGTTTGGGACTCCAATGGTTAACTACTCAATGATGGACTTCTTCATGCCCACCAGCGGCTTCACCTCGTTCTCGTCGATGACAAGCGGCAATGGCAGCAGCGGTGTCACCCACATCTCCAGCGGACCCAGTGCCGGTGTCAAGCGCACCTCCACTTCGACGGTGTTTGTGAATGGCAAGAAACTGATGACCAAACG GGTTGTCGAAAACGGCAAGGAAACTGTCTTTTCATATGAAAATGATGTCCTTAAATCAAAGACTGTGAACGGAGTGTCCCAAAAGCTCTCTTCAAtagctaattaa
- the LOC122612208 gene encoding dnaJ homolog subfamily B member 6 isoform X2, which produces MVDYYKVLDVARSATDSEVKKAYRKLALKWHPDKNPDNLEEANKRFRELSEAYEVLSDEKKRRMYDEYGKDGLGDRGQSRSHSRHHYSTHDFDDFDIMGGFIFRPPEEVFREFFGMHSPFADLFRDANGYSNGSTSGSSSSRRHGGSGGASRHHHHHQHKLASPFGTPMVNYSMMDFFMPTSGFTSFSSMTSGNGSSGVTHISSGPSAGVKRTSTSTVFVNGKKLMTKRVVENGKETVFSYENDVLKSKTVNGVSQKLSSIAN; this is translated from the exons ATATCGAAAACTGGCGCTTAAATGGCACCCAGACAAGAATCCCGACAACCTGGAGGAGGCCAACAAGCGCTTCCGCGAGCTGTCCGAAGCCTACGAAGTTCTTTCCGATG AGAAAAAGCGCCGCATGTACGATGAGTATGGCAAAGATGGACTGGGTGATCGTGGCCAGAGTCGCTCGCATTCCCGCCACCATTATAGCACACACGATTTCGATGACTTCGATATTATGGGCGGCTTTATATTCCGCCCGCCGGAGGAGGTGTTCCGTGAGTTCTTCGGCATGCACTCGCCCTTCGCCGACTTATTCCGAG ATGCCAACGGATATTCAAATGGCAGCACGAGCGGCTCAAGTAGCAGTCGACGCCATGGCGGCAGCGGTGGAGCGTCTcgccaccatcatcaccaccagcaCAAATTGGCCAGTCCGTTTGGGACTCCAATGGTTAACTACTCAATGATGGACTTCTTCATGCCCACCAGCGGCTTCACCTCGTTCTCGTCGATGACAAGCGGCAATGGCAGCAGCGGTGTCACCCACATCTCCAGCGGACCCAGTGCCGGTGTCAAGCGCACCTCCACTTCGACGGTGTTTGTGAATGGCAAGAAACTGATGACCAAACG GGTTGTCGAAAACGGCAAGGAAACTGTCTTTTCATATGAAAATGATGTCCTTAAATCAAAGACTGTGAACGGAGTGTCCCAAAAGCTCTCTTCAAtagctaattaa
- the LOC122613585 gene encoding tyrosine-protein kinase Shark codes for MSRDSDPMKWYHGSLSREAADDLLKQGYEDGTFLVRESSTAAGDFVLSLLCQGEVCHYQVRRHGGEDAFFSIDDKVQTKILHGLDTLVDFYQQAANGLPTKLTVPLIRDLPPHNTRSHGVTNLLHRATSKNESKVVFELLKCGYRNFDAKNQDGQTALHLAALYSDEDILKHLLNAKVQVNSSDSFGCQPLHYAARSKPASFIRTLIAAQANVQGRNIDNGYVPLHEAAKHGNLEAVQELLLAEAPPLPRTSSGEFPFDLAKEAGQTAVEEFLLNYKLPPANTTREQWYHGTLTRDEAVAILQKHAKKLLAKQPDVDTSGCFLVRYSESPAASGLVLTLLSDQVVKNFRISQADLYQNGVKVQSGGSKFLYIDDGPYWPSVEHLIAHFMRFSYGLPVSLKFPVPPQPKPEVPSFSTIPRSSVKPKAASPATPPTPVSPHSLHQHPHVPALTITKKKQKENSSSMFNTLRLTSPKKALFDMNSLRKSKSKGKRSESESSVSSSQAKTEQELQAAAPMLKSLSFSTELPTFNADGGAQAAAGGEVYNVPRNNTPIEIDLPPIAQKTDAEVEYFTKSDVAIERERAGQWIANGYQPTVDVLCLLDQQIKAPAVARLNSLGPTSSTESEMASYLHRKCSGTPSTPSATEVEAAKLRFFIEPENLVLDREIGHGEFGSVHSGWLLRKSGNGDESRLEVAIKMLSDEHSNKQEFLREASVMMRLEHKCIVRLIGISKGDMLMMVQELAPLGSMLQYILDHGHEISANSELKVWASQIACGMHYLESQHFVHRDLAARNILLTARHQAKISDFGMSRSLRPGSTEYQFTQGGRWPIRWYAPESFNLGIFSHASDVWSFGVTIWEMFSLGAPPYGEISNVDAIKFVDSGERLPQPNLCPAYIYAVMQSCWKERPKDRPTFVYLTEFFARDPDYQNLPELVQTVHI; via the exons atgAGTCGCGATTCTGATCCCATGAAGTGGTACCACGGCAGCCTGTCCCGCGAGGCAGCCGACGATCTGCTAAAGCAAG GTTACGAGGACGGGACCTTTCTGGTGCGCGAAAGCAGCACAGCGGCCGGGGACTTTGTGCTGAGCCTGCTCTGCCAGGGCGAGGTGTGCCACTACCAGGTGCGGCGACATGGCGGCGAGGACGCCTTCTTCTCCATCGACGACAAAGTGCAGACGAAGATCCTGCACGGCCTGGACACGCTCGTTGACTTCTACCAGCAGGCGGCCAATGGTCTGCCCACCAAGCTGACGGTGCCCTTGATTCGGGATCTGCCGCCGCACAACACACGCAGCCACGGAGTGACCAATCTGTTGCATCGCGCCACCAGCAAAAACGAGAGCAAGGTGGTCTTCGAGCTGCTCAAGTGCGGCTATCGGAACTTCGATGCCAAGAACCAGGATGGACAGACGGCCCTGCATCTGGCGGCGCTCTACTCGGACGAGGATATACTGAAGCACCTGTTGAATGCGAAGGTCCAGGTCAATAGCTCCGACTCCTTTGGTTGCCAGCCACTCCAC TACGCCGCTCGCTCCAAGCCGGCCAGTTTCATACGCACACTCATCGCGGCGCAGGCCAATGTCCAGGGCAGGAACATTGATAACGGCTATGTGCCGCTGCATGAGGCTGCCAAGCATGGCAACCTGGAGGCTGTGCAGGAGCTGCTCCTGGCTGAGGCGCCACCGTTGCCCAGAACAAGTTCGGGTGAATTTCCATTTGATCTGGCCAAGGAAGCGGGCCAAACGGCAGTGGAAGAATTCCTGCTCAACTACAAACTCCCACCGGCAAATACCACAAGAGAGCAGTGGTACCATGGCACTCTAACCAGAGACGAAGCCGTGGCCATACTACAAAAGCATGCCAAGAAGTTATTAGCCAAACAACCGGACGTTGACACCTCCGGCTGCTTTCTGGTTCGCTACTCCGAGTCGCCGGCGGCCTCGGGATTGGTTCTAACATTGCTTAGTGATCAGGTGGTGAAgaattttcgcatttcgcaaGCTGATCTCTACCAGAATGGTGTTAAGGTGCAGTCTGGCGGG TCCAAGTTTCTGTACATCGATGACGGTCCATACTGGCCAAGCGTGGAACACCTAATCGCCCACTTCATGCGTTTCTCGTACGGGTTGCCAGTGAGCCTCAAGTTTCCGGTACCACCACAACCCAAGCCAGAGGTGCCCTCGTTTTCCACAATACCTCGATCATCGGTGAAGCCAAAAGCAGCTTCGCCAGCAACCCCGCCCACTCCAGTGTCGCCACATTCGCTGCATCAACACCCACACGTACCCGCCCTGACCATAACGaagaaaaaacagaaggaGAACAGTAGCTCCATGTTCAACACACTGCGACTGACGAGTCCGAAAAAGGCGCTGTTCGACATGAATAGCCTGCGCAAGAGCAAGTCCAAGGGCAAACGCAGTGAGTCCGAGAGCAGTGTAAGTAGTTCTCAGGCCAAAAcggagcaggagctgcaggcaGCGGCACCCATGCTGAAGAGCCTGTCGTTCTCGACAGAGCTGCCAACGTTCAACGCAGATGGCGGAGCTCAGGCCGCTGCAGGTGGCGAAGTGTACAACGTGCCCAGGAACAACACGCCCATTGAGATCGACCTGCCACCTATTGCCCAAAAGACTGATGCCGAAGTTGAGTATTTCACAAAGAGTGATGTGGCCATAGAGCGCGAGCGAGCTGGGCAGTGGATCGCCAACGGCTACCAGCCCACAGTGGACGTGCTATGTCTGTTGGATCAGCAGATCAAGGCGCCCGCAGTGGCGCGTCTAAACTCGCTTGGTCCGACCTCTTCAACGGAAAGTGAGATGGCCAGCTATCTTCATCGCAAGTGCAGCGGAACTCCCAGCACGCCAAGCGCCACTGAGGTGGAGGCCGCCAAGCTAAGGTTCTTTATTGAGCCGGAAAATCTAGTGCTGGATCGGGAGATCGGACACGGCGAATTCGGTTCGGTGCACAGTGGATGGCTGCTAAGGAAGAGTGGTAACGGCGACGAATCCCGTTTGGAGGTGGCTATTAAAATGCTTAGCGACGAGCACAGCAACAAGCAGGAGTTCTTGCGCGAAGCTTCAGTTATGATGCGGCTGGAGCACAAGTGCATTGTGCGATTGATTGGCATTTCAAAGGGTGACATGCTGATGATGGTTCAGGAGCTGGCTCCGCTGGGCTCCATGCTGCAGTATATTCTGGATCACGGCCATGAGATCTCGGCCAATTCGGAGCTAAAAGTTTGGGCCTCACAGATTGCGTGTG GCATGCATTATCTGGAATCTCAGCATTTTGTGCACCGCGATCTGGCCGCCAGAAATATTTTACTGACCGCACGCCACCAGGCGAAGATCAGTGACTTCGGCATGTCCCGATCCTTGAGGCCCGGTAGCACGGAATACCAATTCACCCAGGGCGGCCGTTGGCCCATCCGCTGGTATGCGCCGGAAAGCTTCAACCTGGGCATCTTCTCGCACGCCAGTGATGTGTGGTCTTTCGGCGTGACCATCTGGGAGATGTTCTCCCTGGGCGCACCCCCGTACGGTGAAATATCTAATGTCGATGCCATCAAGTTCGTGGACAGTGGAGAACGTTTGCCGCAGCCCAATCTCTGTCCAGCGTACATCTATGCCGTGATGCAGAGCTGCTGGAAGGAGCGACCCAAAGATCGGCCAACCTTCGTCTATCTCACGGAATTTTTCGCCCGCGATCCTGATTACCAAAACCTACCGGAGTTGGTGCAAACGGTTCACATTTAG